One Alligator mississippiensis isolate rAllMis1 chromosome 16, rAllMis1, whole genome shotgun sequence genomic region harbors:
- the C2CD4C gene encoding C2 calcium-dependent domain-containing protein 4C — MWLFERIRGSVENGAARAGEAGDKQAKGPLYSNVLTPDKIPDFFIPPKLATVPPEAEGAEAKAKAGLSTSASEQNLSARKPQRSPRLPAKAASESKNLLKAASRHIIQIESADEWADEEDFSTNADPQAQTAMSLPYVPKAQTSYGFATLMESPHTRRKESLFHSEHGSLCQAQTTSPSAQRRAGGKVNGDGAHLTPSDTGASLMNPYRYFSGGESDTCSSAESSPFGSPLLSRSVSLLKLFGQESQAKVIKLKHSVARNSSLSTDDSSADTSPSSQRRLRCATPPTQPPAPPEPPGPERQQREHTLSLSKGGSLRLTAEYDAARARLRVRVIAAEELYDKLWDARSINCCVGLHLNPGKLQKQRSTIIKNSRNPVFNEDFFFDGLGISAARKMSLKVKVVNRGGSLKRDTLLGERELPLTSLLPF; from the coding sequence ATGTGGCTCTTTGAGCGGATCCGCGGCTCGGTGGAGAACGGGGCGGCCCGGGCGGGCGAGGCGGGGGACAAGCAGGCCAAGGGCCCCCTGTACAGCAACGTGCTGACCCCCGACAAGATCCCCGACTTCTTCATCCCGCCCAAGCTGGCCACTGTGCCACCCGAGGCCGAGGGGGCGGAGGCCAAGGCCAAGGCTGGACTCAGCACCTCGGCCTCCGAGCAGAACCTGTCGGCCCGCAAGCCCCAGCGCAGCCCACGGCTCCCGGCCAAGGCCGCCTCGGAGAGCAAGAACCTGCTGAAGGCAGCCAGCCGGCACATCATCCAGATCGAGAGCGCCGACGAGTGGGCCGACGAGGAGGACTTCAGCACCAACGCCGACCCGCAAGCCCAGACGGCCATGTCCCTGCCCTACGTGCCCAAGGCGCAGACCTCCTACGGCTTCGCCACGCTCATGGAGAGCCCGCACACGCGGCGCAAGGAGTCGCTCTTCCACAGCGAGCACGGCAGCCTGTGCCAGGCTCAGACGACCTCCCCCAGCGCCCAGCgccgggcagggggcaaggtGAACGGGGACGGCGCCCATCTCACCCCCTCCGACACGGGGGCATCGCTCATGAACCCCTACCGCTACTTCAGCGGGGGCGAGAGCGACACCTGCTCCTCGGCCGAGTCCTCGCCCTTCGGCTCCCCGCTGCTGTCCCGCTCCGTGTCCCTGCTCAAGCTCTTCGGCCAGGAGAGCCAGGCCAAGGTGATCAAGCTCAAGCACTCGGTGGCTCGCAACAGCTCCCTCTCCACCGACGACAGCTCGGCcgacaccagccccagctcccagcgccGCCTGCGCTGTGCCACCCCCCCGACCCAGCCGCCGGCGCCCCCGGAGCCCCCGGGGCCCGAGCGGCAGCAGAGGGAGCACACGCTGAGCCTGAGCAAGGGGGGCAGCCTGCGGCTGACGGCCGAGTACGACGCAGCCCGGGCCCGGCTGCGGGTGCGGGTGATCGCGGCCGAGGAGCTGTACGACAAGCTGTGGGATGCCCGTAGCATCAACTGCTGCGTGGGGCTGCACCTGAACCCGGGCAAGCTGCAGAAGCAGCGCAGCACCATCATCAAGAACAGCCGCAACCCCGTCTTCAACGAGGACTTCTTCTTCGACGGCCTGGGCATCAGCGCTGCCCGCAAGATGTCCCTCAAGGTCAAGGTGGTCAACCGGGGGGGCAGCCTCAAGCGGGACACGCTGCTGGGCGAGAGGGAGCTGCCCctcacctccctgctgcccttctga